One window of the Thermodesulfomicrobium sp. WS genome contains the following:
- the flgF gene encoding flagellar basal-body rod protein FlgF, giving the protein MQNSSYSALFGALTQERRLDIIANNLANVNTAGFKGDRLAFQDTFTRYAHDLQNPNYSVRDQVAWPRSYVLAQPRIAERVIDLTQGPLETTGNPLDLAVAGEGFFRLQTPQGEMLSRGGGFQLSPDGFVVDAQGNRLLGEGGPIQIPQGARDIVITGDGLLSADNEAVDRIPLVRVEDPKALEKMGANLLRIRPESGAAPLPAEDAEVVQGAVEKPNVEVVTEMVNMIETMRAYEAYQKIITGTFEQDKKLITEVGSVR; this is encoded by the coding sequence ATGCAAAACAGCAGCTACAGCGCCCTGTTCGGGGCCCTGACCCAAGAGCGACGGTTGGATATCATCGCCAACAATCTCGCCAATGTGAACACCGCGGGCTTTAAAGGTGATCGCTTGGCCTTTCAGGACACCTTCACCCGCTACGCCCATGACCTGCAAAATCCCAACTATAGCGTCCGCGACCAAGTGGCCTGGCCGCGCAGCTATGTGCTTGCCCAGCCCCGCATTGCCGAGCGCGTCATCGATTTGACGCAAGGCCCGTTGGAGACCACGGGCAATCCTTTGGACCTCGCCGTGGCGGGGGAGGGGTTTTTCCGCCTCCAGACCCCGCAGGGGGAGATGCTCTCCCGCGGCGGCGGCTTCCAGCTTTCTCCAGACGGATTCGTGGTGGACGCCCAGGGCAATCGCCTTCTGGGGGAGGGCGGCCCGATCCAGATCCCGCAAGGGGCCCGGGACATCGTCATCACCGGGGATGGGCTTTTGAGCGCCGACAACGAGGCCGTGGACCGCATCCCCCTGGTCCGGGTGGAAGATCCCAAGGCGCTGGAAAAGATGGGGGCCAATCTCCTGCGCATCCGGCCGGAGAGCGGCGCGGCCCCCTTGCCCGCCGAGGATGCCGAGGTGGTGCAGGGGGCGGTGGAAAAGCCCAACGTGGAAGTGGTCACCGAGATGGTCAATATGATTGAAACCATGCGTGCCTACGAAGCCTATCAGAAGATCATCACCGGGACCTTTGAACAGGATAAGAAACTCATCACCGAGGTGGGTTCGGTGCGCTAG
- a CDS encoding serine hydrolase, with protein sequence MRKLVFSILCVVLTLALLLPAAAQEDTGGQFRGQVIAPTPQPPCTPPAEVTPQSLPKEASAPSRPAKASVPSRTTKTKPAPARTSKSKATASKTKASRPTAASVRKAPSPKASRQKSTAPRPVPSAAGAAPLRLQAKAAYLMDMDSGEIYFAQDADRLIPPASVTKVMTLYLIREAIAQGKLSVSAEIPVSARAARVGGSSMHLVPGERAPLLEIIKGISVASANNACVAVAEYLSKGNTAAFVARMNAKARELGMRRTVFKNPSGLPAPGQMTTARDLAVLARAYLHRFPESLAIHSMTTHTYRGVTHHNANSLLETYPGADGLKTGFVCASGFNIVATAKRGKTRLLAVVLGATSSGVRHRETVKLLDYGFARAAGRAS encoded by the coding sequence ATGCGCAAACTCGTTTTCTCCATACTCTGCGTTGTCCTGACCTTGGCCCTGCTGCTGCCTGCAGCAGCACAGGAAGACACCGGCGGACAATTCCGTGGGCAAGTCATCGCGCCCACGCCCCAACCACCCTGCACCCCGCCCGCCGAGGTCACCCCACAATCCCTACCCAAGGAAGCAAGCGCTCCGTCCCGGCCAGCCAAGGCGTCCGTCCCTTCCCGAACGACCAAAACCAAGCCTGCCCCTGCGCGAACGTCCAAGTCCAAGGCCACTGCCTCCAAGACCAAGGCGTCCCGGCCCACGGCTGCGTCTGTCCGCAAGGCCCCATCCCCCAAGGCCTCGAGGCAGAAATCCACCGCCCCGCGTCCCGTCCCAAGCGCGGCAGGAGCCGCACCCTTGCGCCTCCAAGCCAAGGCGGCCTATCTCATGGACATGGACTCCGGGGAAATCTACTTCGCCCAGGATGCCGACCGCCTCATCCCGCCCGCCTCGGTGACCAAGGTCATGACCCTCTACCTCATCCGCGAGGCCATCGCCCAAGGGAAACTCTCGGTCTCGGCGGAGATCCCGGTGAGCGCTCGCGCCGCCCGGGTGGGAGGGTCGTCCATGCACCTCGTGCCTGGGGAAAGAGCGCCGCTCCTGGAGATCATCAAAGGCATCAGCGTGGCCTCGGCCAACAACGCCTGTGTGGCAGTGGCGGAATATTTGAGCAAGGGCAACACCGCCGCCTTCGTGGCGCGCATGAACGCCAAGGCACGGGAGCTGGGCATGCGCCGCACGGTCTTCAAGAACCCCAGCGGCCTGCCCGCCCCCGGCCAAATGACCACGGCCCGAGATCTGGCCGTGCTTGCCCGGGCCTATCTGCACCGCTTTCCCGAGTCCCTAGCCATCCACTCCATGACCACCCACACCTACCGTGGGGTCACCCACCACAACGCCAATTCCCTCCTCGAGACCTATCCCGGCGCTGACGGGCTCAAGACCGGGTTCGTGTGTGCCTCGGGATTCAACATCGTGGCCACGGCCAAGCGCGGCAAGACCCGGCTTTTGGCCGTGGTGCTGGGGGCCACCTCCTCGGGCGTACGCCACCGCGAGACCGTCAAACTCCTGGACTACGGTTTTGCCCGGGCCGCCGGCCGCGCCTCCTAA
- a CDS encoding UDP-glucose/GDP-mannose dehydrogenase family protein, whose product MNICIIGTGYVGLVTAACFAEMGNTVECVDVNDAIVEQLQQGRVHIYEPGLEEIVRRNIEAGRLSFTTDLATAMRDKLFLFCCVGTPEGPDGSADLSFVEQAARDIGKNLSQYAIIVNKSTVPVGTADWVRSIIQEELDARGVSVEFDVVSNPEFLKEGDAVNDFMKPDRVIVGTDNVRTAELLRALYAPYARSREKLIVMGVRSAEMTKYAANCMLATKISFINEIANICDRVGADVAEVRHGIGADHRIGYQFIYPGVGYGGSCFPKDVKALVGTARQVGYEPQLLAAVDEVNERQKTLLAAKIEDYFAPQGGVAGKTVALWGLAFKPNTDDMRQAPALAIIARLTQQGMRVRAFDPVARPKAREILADNPLVSIEDDPYAILQGADSLAVVTEWNQFRNPDFARIKKALAAPIIFDGRNLYDPRLLASQGFAYFCIGRPRA is encoded by the coding sequence ATGAATATATGCATTATCGGCACCGGATACGTGGGCCTCGTCACCGCTGCATGCTTTGCGGAGATGGGCAACACAGTGGAATGCGTGGACGTCAATGACGCCATTGTGGAGCAACTCCAGCAAGGCCGCGTCCATATTTATGAGCCTGGATTGGAGGAAATCGTCCGACGCAATATTGAGGCCGGACGCCTTTCCTTTACCACGGATCTGGCCACAGCCATGCGCGACAAACTCTTCCTCTTTTGCTGCGTGGGGACGCCAGAAGGGCCCGACGGCTCCGCAGACCTTTCCTTCGTCGAACAGGCCGCCCGGGATATTGGAAAAAATCTCTCCCAATACGCCATTATCGTCAACAAATCCACTGTTCCAGTGGGCACGGCCGATTGGGTGCGGAGCATCATTCAAGAAGAACTGGACGCCCGGGGCGTATCCGTGGAGTTCGATGTGGTCTCCAATCCCGAATTTCTCAAGGAAGGCGACGCGGTCAACGACTTCATGAAACCGGACCGCGTCATCGTGGGCACGGACAACGTGCGCACCGCAGAGCTCTTGCGCGCCCTCTACGCACCGTACGCCCGCAGCCGGGAAAAGCTCATCGTCATGGGCGTGCGCAGCGCGGAGATGACCAAGTACGCCGCCAACTGCATGCTGGCCACCAAGATCAGCTTCATCAACGAGATCGCCAATATCTGCGACCGCGTGGGGGCCGACGTGGCGGAAGTGCGCCACGGCATCGGCGCGGACCACCGCATCGGCTACCAGTTCATCTACCCCGGCGTCGGCTACGGGGGGTCCTGTTTTCCCAAGGATGTCAAGGCGCTGGTGGGCACGGCCCGACAGGTGGGCTACGAGCCGCAGCTCTTGGCCGCGGTGGATGAGGTCAACGAGCGGCAAAAGACGCTGCTCGCCGCCAAGATCGAAGACTACTTCGCCCCTCAAGGCGGGGTGGCGGGCAAGACCGTCGCCCTATGGGGGCTCGCCTTCAAACCCAATACCGACGACATGCGCCAGGCCCCGGCGCTGGCCATCATCGCCCGCCTCACCCAACAGGGGATGCGCGTGCGGGCCTTCGATCCCGTGGCGCGACCCAAAGCGCGGGAGATCCTGGCGGACAATCCCCTCGTGTCCATCGAGGACGATCCCTACGCCATCCTGCAAGGGGCCGACTCCCTGGCAGTAGTCACGGAATGGAACCAGTTCCGCAATCCCGACTTTGCCCGCATCAAGAAGGCCCTCGCCGCGCCCATCATCTTCGACGGCCGCAACCTCTACGACCCCCGACTCCTGGCCAGCCAGGGCTTCGCCTACTTTTGCATCGGCCGACCGCGGGCATAA
- the coaE gene encoding dephospho-CoA kinase (Dephospho-CoA kinase (CoaE) performs the final step in coenzyme A biosynthesis.): protein MTHALQVDPHWAGTRLDQFWMHHLGSTVPRARIQEWIRAGLATVDGRPCGKPSLRVSAGQRLTLEVPDPSPATVTPAPGPLSVLYADAHLVVIDKAPGLTTHPAPSVEGPTVVERAAAAFPALLTLDGDRPGVVHRLDKDTSGLLVLALSEPARVGLTAAFSERRVHKEYLAVVAGALHEPMRVDLPMDRHPTLKTRMAVVPHGRPALTEVWPLWQAPGGQATLVRVRIHTGRTHQIRVHLAAQKHPLLGDAVYAPGPIAAMAPRQMLHSWYLAFAHPITGQRLEFRAAPPQDFWDTLEALTHRTLRLGITGCPGCGKSTVTRMLAEAGVPTVSADAIVAQSYLPGAVGWEILRCHYGRRFTPSDDAPVDRTALAQAMEDPRLRREVESLIHPVVRAEVAAFWEAHRDAPVAAAEIPLLLESGMAEDCDLVLGVFCPDELRHRRLTDRGWGPEQRSRMDSWQWPQARKIRAAHLVVDNSGPLDDTLRRTLAALAVAMRLAQGRRQRLLHRLRHFLHHGAWPESPGSPNVSSS, encoded by the coding sequence ATGACCCATGCGCTCCAGGTGGATCCTCATTGGGCCGGGACACGGCTCGATCAATTCTGGATGCACCATCTGGGGAGCACTGTCCCGCGCGCCCGCATCCAGGAATGGATCCGCGCAGGGCTGGCCACCGTGGATGGCCGCCCCTGCGGCAAACCGAGTCTGCGGGTAAGCGCCGGTCAGCGCCTCACCCTGGAGGTCCCGGACCCTTCTCCCGCCACCGTCACCCCAGCCCCCGGCCCCCTGTCCGTGCTCTATGCCGATGCCCATCTGGTGGTCATCGACAAGGCCCCGGGCCTCACCACCCACCCCGCCCCTTCGGTGGAAGGCCCCACCGTGGTGGAGCGGGCGGCTGCGGCCTTTCCCGCCTTGCTCACCCTCGACGGCGATCGGCCCGGCGTGGTCCACCGCCTGGACAAGGACACCTCAGGCCTGCTGGTACTCGCCCTCTCCGAACCGGCACGGGTCGGCCTCACCGCCGCCTTCAGCGAACGCCGCGTGCACAAGGAATACCTGGCCGTGGTGGCCGGCGCCCTCCACGAGCCCATGCGCGTGGACCTGCCCATGGACCGGCACCCGACCCTCAAGACCCGCATGGCGGTGGTGCCCCACGGCCGCCCCGCCCTCACCGAAGTCTGGCCCCTGTGGCAGGCCCCAGGCGGCCAAGCCACCTTGGTGCGGGTGCGCATCCATACGGGCCGCACCCATCAGATCCGGGTGCACCTTGCCGCCCAAAAGCACCCGCTCCTCGGCGATGCGGTGTACGCGCCCGGGCCCATCGCCGCCATGGCCCCGCGCCAGATGCTCCATAGCTGGTACCTGGCCTTTGCCCACCCCATCACCGGCCAGAGGCTGGAATTCCGCGCCGCACCGCCCCAAGACTTCTGGGACACTCTCGAAGCCCTCACCCACCGCACGCTGCGGCTGGGTATCACCGGCTGCCCCGGATGCGGCAAGAGCACCGTCACCCGCATGCTGGCCGAGGCCGGCGTCCCCACCGTGAGCGCCGACGCCATCGTGGCCCAAAGCTACCTTCCCGGCGCCGTGGGATGGGAGATCCTCCGCTGCCACTACGGCCGCAGGTTCACCCCCAGCGACGACGCTCCCGTGGACCGGACTGCCCTGGCGCAGGCCATGGAAGACCCGCGCCTGCGCCGGGAAGTGGAGTCCCTCATCCACCCCGTGGTGCGCGCAGAAGTGGCGGCCTTCTGGGAAGCGCACCGCGACGCCCCGGTGGCCGCGGCGGAGATCCCGCTCCTTCTCGAAAGCGGCATGGCCGAGGACTGTGACCTGGTGCTCGGGGTCTTCTGTCCGGACGAACTCCGCCACCGGCGCTTGACGGACCGAGGCTGGGGCCCGGAGCAGCGAAGCCGCATGGACTCCTGGCAATGGCCGCAAGCGCGCAAGATCCGCGCCGCCCATCTGGTGGTGGACAATTCCGGCCCCCTGGACGATACCCTCCGTCGCACCCTGGCCGCGCTGGCCGTGGCCATGCGCCTGGCCCAAGGCCGTCGCCAGCGTCTCCTCCACCGCCTGCGCCACTTCCTCCACCACGGCGCATGGCCCGAATCCCCTGGGAGCCCGAATGTTTCCTCTTCGTGA
- a CDS encoding rhomboid family intramembrane serine protease — MFPLRDTIPSRHRPLITWAIVAINITVFLATRGMSFPQELQFMHLWGVVPARFTHPEWAAWHGYPDGLPLAFITHMFLHSGWLHIIGNMWILWVFGDNVEDVMGPVRFAAFYLTCGLLALGAHLALNLDSTVPVVGASGAIAGVMGAYFSLYPHARVVTFVPILFVPMIFELPAVLFLGLWFLSQVFSGALAGPEGGGVAWWAHIGGFVAGMFLVRWFMDPQRCPECLQR, encoded by the coding sequence ATGTTTCCTCTTCGTGACACCATCCCATCCCGCCACCGTCCCCTCATCACCTGGGCCATCGTGGCCATCAACATCACCGTGTTCCTCGCCACCCGTGGCATGAGCTTCCCCCAGGAACTCCAATTCATGCACCTCTGGGGCGTGGTGCCGGCCCGCTTCACCCATCCGGAATGGGCGGCCTGGCACGGGTATCCCGACGGACTGCCGCTGGCCTTCATCACCCACATGTTCCTCCACTCGGGCTGGCTGCACATCATCGGCAACATGTGGATCTTGTGGGTGTTCGGCGACAACGTGGAAGACGTCATGGGGCCCGTGCGCTTCGCGGCCTTCTATCTCACCTGTGGCCTTCTCGCCTTGGGGGCGCACCTGGCCCTCAACCTGGACTCCACCGTGCCGGTGGTCGGCGCCTCCGGGGCCATCGCCGGAGTCATGGGCGCCTACTTCAGCCTCTACCCCCATGCCCGGGTGGTGACCTTCGTCCCCATCCTTTTCGTCCCCATGATCTTCGAGCTGCCTGCGGTACTCTTCCTCGGGCTGTGGTTTCTCTCCCAGGTCTTCTCCGGCGCGCTGGCCGGCCCGGAAGGCGGCGGCGTGGCCTGGTGGGCCCACATCGGCGGATTTGTGGCCGGCATGTTCCTGGTACGCTGGTTCATGGATCCCCAACGCTGCCCGGAGTGCCTGCAGCGATAA
- a CDS encoding phosphodiester glycosidase family protein yields the protein MRRILLVWAAVAMLLTPGRLASVVLAADPESAWIPVAPGMELRLFSIPRDTSEGTVAVLRLDPSRVELELGTALASGRSRTVEDWAAAHNFTAVINAGMYRMDERFLSTGFLRDKSVEVNTFFHPNYGALFLFQPKRPDLPPVRFVDRTADPHWRAHMDDYFGVMQNYRLFGPDRQNAWPATGKPHSQAALAVDAAGRVLLLHCRPRITTGQFAQILLELPLELAGAMYLEGGADAALFVQTPSGPRRFVGEYASDLAAASNEHFWPVPNVLGARPKPAPGAAHP from the coding sequence ATGCGTCGCATCTTGCTTGTGTGGGCCGCGGTGGCGATGCTCCTCACTCCCGGGCGGCTCGCTTCCGTGGTTCTGGCCGCTGACCCGGAAAGCGCCTGGATCCCGGTGGCGCCGGGTATGGAGCTGCGCCTTTTTTCCATCCCCCGAGACACCTCGGAGGGGACCGTGGCCGTGCTGCGCCTGGATCCCTCCCGCGTGGAACTGGAGCTCGGCACCGCCCTTGCCTCCGGCCGCAGCCGCACCGTGGAAGATTGGGCCGCGGCGCACAACTTCACCGCGGTCATCAACGCCGGCATGTACCGCATGGACGAGCGTTTCCTCAGCACCGGTTTTTTGCGCGACAAATCCGTAGAAGTGAACACCTTCTTCCATCCCAATTACGGGGCGCTCTTCCTCTTTCAGCCCAAACGCCCGGACCTTCCCCCGGTGCGCTTCGTGGACCGAACGGCAGACCCGCATTGGCGCGCCCACATGGACGACTATTTCGGCGTCATGCAAAACTACCGCCTCTTTGGGCCGGATCGCCAAAACGCCTGGCCTGCCACCGGCAAGCCCCACTCCCAGGCGGCCCTGGCCGTGGACGCCGCCGGCCGGGTACTGCTCCTCCACTGCCGCCCGCGCATCACCACCGGCCAATTCGCCCAAATCCTCCTGGAACTTCCGCTGGAGCTTGCCGGCGCCATGTACCTGGAAGGCGGGGCCGACGCGGCCCTCTTCGTGCAAACACCCAGCGGTCCCAGACGCTTCGTGGGCGAGTACGCCTCGGACCTGGCGGCAGCGTCCAACGAACACTTCTGGCCGGTACCCAACGTCCTGGGCGCACGGCCCAAACCCGCTCCCGGAGCCGCGCACCCATGA
- the uvrB gene encoding excinuclease ABC subunit UvrB: protein MTFQLVSPWEPSGDQPAAIESICRNLEQGVRHQVLLGVTGSGKTFTMAQVIARMQRPALVLAPNKTLAAQLYTEFKALFPHNAVEYFVSYYDYYQPEAYLPHTDTYIEKDSSINDDIDKLRHAATHALLTRRDTLIVASVSCIYGLGSPEYYARMVIPIQRGQRLTMDSLMDRLLDVHYQRNDYDFHRGTFRVRGDSLEIIPAYHHERALRLEFFGDELEAIFETNPLTGEILDEVEKTVLFPASHYVSDRDNLARAMADIREELRQRLRYFQERNQLVEAQRLEQKTQLDLEMMEELGYCTGIENYSRHLDGRAEGQPPATLLDYFPKDFLLFVDESHITIPQIGGMFHGDRSRKQTLVDYGFRLPSALDNRPLSFEEFLTRIGQAVYVSATPGPWELEQAQGVVTEQIIRPTGLLDPVVEVRPTQGQMDDLLAEAKRRMEADERVLVTTLTKRMAEDLTEFLQARGIPSRYLHSDIDTLERMAILQALRDGEFFVLVGINLLREGLDLPEVSLVAILDADKEGFLRSARSLIQTFGRAARNDHGTVLLYADTVTPAMRQAMDETQRRRSIQEEYNRRHGITPRTVRREHGDALAELRRDSRGKGHDLAAEAAADYGKDPRTLVADLKRRMRKAAELLEFEEAARLRDIIRTVEARHGLSQS, encoded by the coding sequence ATGACCTTCCAGCTCGTCTCGCCCTGGGAGCCCAGCGGCGACCAGCCCGCAGCCATCGAGAGCATCTGCCGCAACCTGGAGCAGGGGGTGCGCCACCAGGTACTCCTTGGGGTCACGGGCTCGGGCAAGACCTTCACCATGGCCCAGGTCATCGCCCGCATGCAGCGCCCGGCCCTGGTGCTCGCTCCCAACAAGACCCTGGCGGCCCAGCTCTATACCGAATTCAAGGCGCTGTTTCCCCACAACGCCGTGGAGTATTTCGTCAGCTACTACGACTACTACCAGCCCGAAGCCTATCTGCCCCACACCGACACCTACATCGAGAAAGACTCCTCCATCAACGACGACATCGACAAACTGCGCCACGCTGCCACCCATGCCCTGCTCACCCGCCGCGACACCCTCATCGTGGCCTCGGTGTCCTGCATCTACGGCCTCGGTTCACCGGAGTACTACGCCCGCATGGTCATCCCCATCCAGCGCGGCCAACGCCTCACCATGGACAGTCTCATGGACCGGCTCCTGGACGTCCACTACCAGCGCAACGACTACGATTTCCATCGCGGCACCTTCCGGGTGCGTGGCGACAGCCTGGAGATCATCCCCGCCTACCACCACGAGCGCGCCCTGCGCCTGGAGTTCTTCGGCGACGAGCTGGAAGCCATCTTCGAGACCAATCCCCTCACCGGCGAGATCCTGGACGAAGTGGAGAAGACCGTGCTCTTCCCCGCCAGCCACTACGTGTCCGACCGCGACAACCTCGCCCGGGCCATGGCCGATATCCGGGAAGAACTCCGCCAGCGGCTGCGCTACTTCCAGGAACGCAACCAATTGGTGGAGGCCCAGCGTCTGGAGCAAAAGACCCAGCTGGATTTGGAGATGATGGAAGAGCTCGGCTACTGCACCGGCATCGAAAACTACTCCCGCCACCTGGATGGGCGCGCCGAAGGTCAGCCGCCGGCCACCCTCCTCGACTATTTCCCCAAGGATTTTCTCCTGTTCGTCGACGAATCGCATATCACCATCCCCCAGATCGGCGGCATGTTCCATGGCGACCGATCCCGCAAGCAGACCCTGGTGGACTATGGTTTCCGCCTGCCCTCAGCACTGGACAACCGCCCCCTGTCCTTCGAGGAATTCCTCACCCGCATCGGCCAGGCGGTGTACGTCTCCGCCACCCCGGGGCCGTGGGAGCTGGAGCAGGCCCAGGGCGTGGTCACCGAACAGATCATCCGGCCCACCGGGCTGCTCGACCCGGTAGTGGAAGTGCGGCCCACCCAGGGCCAGATGGATGACCTCCTGGCCGAGGCCAAGCGCCGCATGGAGGCCGACGAGCGGGTGCTCGTCACCACCCTCACCAAACGCATGGCCGAGGACCTCACCGAGTTCCTCCAGGCCCGCGGGATCCCCTCCCGCTACCTGCACTCGGACATCGACACCCTGGAACGCATGGCCATCCTCCAGGCCCTGCGCGACGGCGAATTCTTCGTCCTGGTGGGGATCAACCTCCTGCGCGAGGGGCTCGACCTGCCCGAGGTCTCGCTGGTGGCCATCCTGGACGCGGACAAGGAAGGGTTCTTGCGCTCCGCCCGCTCCCTCATCCAGACCTTTGGCCGGGCCGCGCGCAACGACCACGGCACGGTGCTCCTCTATGCCGACACCGTGACCCCGGCCATGCGCCAGGCCATGGACGAGACCCAACGCCGCCGGAGCATCCAGGAAGAATACAACCGCCGCCACGGCATCACCCCGCGCACGGTACGGCGCGAACACGGCGACGCCCTGGCCGAGCTGCGCCGCGACTCCCGTGGCAAGGGCCATGACCTTGCCGCCGAGGCCGCGGCCGACTATGGCAAGGATCCCCGCACATTGGTGGCGGACCTCAAACGCCGCATGCGCAAGGCGGCGGAGCTGCTGGAATTCGAGGAAGCCGCAAGGCTGCGGGACATCATCCGAACCGTGGAAGCACGCCATGGCCTCTCCCAATCCTAA
- a CDS encoding potassium channel protein, whose translation MASPNPNVWRLGVLYSWLRLRCGVFLPLVASFFLLVGVVAYGLTVFMVVEGWNFLDSFYQVVITLSTVGFMEVHPISERGRIFVTILILLGVGSFAYLVGAMTQVIVDGKLHDLWGRRKMRKILDTLEGHYIVCGFGRIGQVVAQEMRQAGHTVVVIERNPELLAVLQEEGYLFLAGDASEDQTLIAAGVARAQGLFACVDTDAENVFITLSARQFRPDITIVARADRPDAVAKLERAGAQRVITPHHIGGRRIAQVMLRPTVTDFMDLALQGKNLQMEEARVAENSTLAGTTLITSGIRPRFGLMIIAIDKPGTGMLFNPQPNQLIEAGDTLIAVGPPENFAAFQAAARGETAEPA comes from the coding sequence ATGGCCTCTCCCAATCCTAATGTCTGGCGCCTGGGGGTGCTCTATTCCTGGCTGCGACTGCGCTGCGGCGTCTTCTTGCCGCTGGTGGCCAGCTTTTTCCTCCTCGTCGGGGTGGTGGCCTATGGCCTTACGGTGTTCATGGTGGTGGAAGGCTGGAACTTCCTCGACAGCTTCTACCAGGTGGTCATCACCCTCTCCACCGTGGGCTTCATGGAAGTCCACCCCATCTCCGAGCGCGGCCGGATCTTCGTCACCATCCTCATCCTCTTGGGAGTGGGGAGTTTTGCCTACCTGGTAGGCGCCATGACCCAAGTCATCGTGGACGGCAAGCTGCATGACCTGTGGGGGAGACGCAAAATGCGCAAAATTTTGGACACCTTGGAAGGACATTACATCGTCTGCGGCTTCGGCCGCATCGGCCAGGTGGTGGCCCAGGAAATGCGCCAGGCAGGGCACACCGTGGTGGTCATCGAACGCAACCCGGAACTCTTGGCCGTACTCCAAGAAGAGGGCTATCTCTTTCTCGCTGGCGACGCCTCGGAAGACCAAACCCTCATCGCCGCAGGCGTGGCCCGCGCCCAAGGGCTTTTCGCCTGTGTGGATACGGATGCCGAAAACGTCTTCATCACCCTGTCGGCGCGGCAATTTCGGCCGGACATCACCATCGTGGCCCGGGCGGACCGCCCGGACGCCGTGGCCAAACTGGAGCGCGCCGGGGCCCAGCGGGTCATCACCCCACATCACATCGGCGGCCGGCGCATCGCCCAGGTGATGCTGCGGCCCACGGTCACGGACTTCATGGACCTGGCGCTGCAAGGCAAAAACCTGCAGATGGAAGAGGCGCGGGTGGCCGAGAACTCCACCCTGGCCGGCACCACCCTCATCACCTCGGGTATCCGACCCCGGTTCGGGCTCATGATCATCGCCATCGACAAGCCAGGCACAGGCATGCTCTTCAATCCCCAGCCCAATCAGCTCATCGAGGCTGGCGACACCCTCATCGCCGTGGGCCCGCCGGAAAACTTCGCCGCCTTCCAGGCCGCTGCCCGGGGCGAAACTGCGGAGCCAGCATGA